The proteins below come from a single Streptococcus hyointestinalis genomic window:
- a CDS encoding DMT family transporter, whose amino-acid sequence MVWFYLILAGMAEVFWSTCMKLSEGFSVLKFTILTIVGMLVSFYFLSLATKELPLGTAYAIWTGIGALGAVIVGIVMFKEPANAARLFFALLLLIGIIGLKVTSGH is encoded by the coding sequence ATGGTATGGTTTTATTTAATCTTAGCGGGTATGGCAGAGGTTTTCTGGTCAACTTGTATGAAGTTGTCAGAAGGTTTTTCTGTTTTAAAATTCACGATTTTGACTATTGTTGGCATGCTTGTGAGTTTTTATTTTCTTTCCTTAGCGACAAAGGAGCTGCCGCTTGGAACGGCTTATGCTATATGGACAGGCATTGGCGCTCTTGGAGCTGTGATTGTGGGTATTGTGATGTTTAAAGAACCTGCAAATGCAGCCCGTCTCTTCTTTGCACTCTTGCTTTTGATTGGTATCATTGGACTCAAAGTCACCTCAGGGCACTGA
- a CDS encoding IS110 family transposase — translation MFYVGIDIAKNKHDLACINETGETVITNFRFANSCQGFHQLKLKLEQLSPITQDVQIALERTGHYNYNIVTFLRDLGYNVFAYNPLIIKEFAKSQSLRKTKTDRKDALLIARKLRSDVTPERYQTDRVLDELKELTRYQNRLIQSRSRCKNLYIRLLDIIFPELHRIVNNLYNQFIYDLLTNYPSPQRIARARFSSLLKIKRLTADKAHQIQETAKQTIGNASPVLSLELVQLIESIKHYDKQINQVQEEINLLMIELNSPITSIPGIGSRLGAIILAEIKNIHNFKNPNQLQAFAGLDPAIYQSGQMDNTGHMVKRGSSYLRYALIQAAKLIAIYSPHFKAYLRLKISQGKHYNVAVTHVAKKLIRVIYHLLKTNQLFDEAKLR, via the coding sequence ATGTTTTATGTTGGTATTGATATTGCCAAAAACAAACACGATTTAGCCTGTATCAACGAAACTGGAGAAACAGTGATAACCAACTTCAGATTTGCCAATTCTTGTCAAGGTTTTCATCAGCTGAAACTAAAGCTAGAACAGCTATCTCCTATCACACAAGATGTCCAGATAGCACTTGAAAGAACAGGACACTATAACTACAATATAGTGACCTTTTTAAGAGACTTAGGCTACAATGTATTTGCCTACAATCCGCTCATTATCAAAGAATTTGCTAAATCACAATCGCTTAGAAAAACTAAAACTGATAGGAAAGATGCCCTTTTAATTGCTCGTAAGCTACGCTCTGACGTAACCCCTGAACGTTATCAAACAGATAGGGTATTAGACGAGTTAAAAGAGCTGACACGTTATCAAAATCGCCTAATTCAATCACGATCTAGATGCAAGAATTTATACATCAGATTACTTGATATTATCTTCCCTGAACTCCACAGAATCGTTAATAATCTCTATAATCAGTTTATCTATGACTTACTAACAAACTATCCTTCTCCACAAAGAATAGCTCGTGCTCGGTTCTCATCATTGCTTAAAATTAAGCGACTAACCGCTGATAAGGCGCATCAGATACAAGAAACAGCCAAACAGACTATTGGTAATGCTTCACCTGTTTTATCCTTGGAGTTAGTTCAATTAATTGAAAGCATTAAACACTACGATAAGCAAATTAACCAAGTCCAAGAGGAAATTAACCTCTTGATGATTGAGTTGAACTCTCCTATTACTTCTATTCCTGGAATTGGAAGTCGTCTTGGTGCTATTATTCTAGCTGAAATTAAGAATATTCATAATTTCAAGAATCCAAATCAGCTCCAGGCCTTTGCAGGATTAGACCCTGCCATTTACCAATCAGGACAGATGGATAATACCGGTCATATGGTAAAACGAGGCTCCTCTTATCTAAGGTACGCTCTAATACAGGCTGCTAAGCTTATAGCCATTTATTCCCCACATTTTAAAGCCTATTTAAGACTAAAAATCAGTCAAGGAAAGCATTACAATGTAGCTGTGACACATGTTGCTAAAAAGCTCATTCGTGTAATTTATCATCTTCTTAAAACCAATCAACTGTTTGATGAAGCTAAGCTAAGGTAA
- a CDS encoding IS30 family transposase, with protein MKNKHLTLSDRNDIQIGIEQLKTFSAIATKLGKDPSTISKEVRRNRVVKENSVTSNCEACPLLKKAPYVCNACPKKRSNCGYQKQFYYAKRAQLDYEAKLSDSRTGVALNKEEFYRMDEIVSSAIKKGQHLNHIIASNELSASRASIYRYLEKGYLSTKPIDFPRVVKFRKRRTRNLQPIPKTAREGRSYEDFQGFLTKNDISYWLEMDTVTGRIGGKVLLTFNLSYCNFIFARLLDNKTANEVAKHLYAIKNDLHQKEMSFCELFPVILTDNGGEFARVDDIEMDVRGESKLFFCDPNRSDQKGRIEKNHTLIRDILPKGTSFDNLTQDDINLVCSHVNSVKRASFNGKSAYELFTFTYGEKVATLLGISKIDPENVIQSPRLLDLFGNSKVVY; from the coding sequence ATGAAAAACAAACACTTAACTCTCTCTGATCGCAACGATATTCAAATAGGAATCGAACAGCTAAAAACCTTCTCAGCTATCGCTACTAAGCTAGGTAAAGACCCGTCCACAATCTCAAAAGAAGTTCGCAGAAATCGAGTGGTTAAAGAAAATTCTGTGACATCCAATTGTGAGGCCTGCCCTCTACTCAAAAAGGCTCCTTACGTTTGTAATGCCTGTCCGAAAAAGAGAAGCAATTGTGGATACCAGAAACAGTTCTACTACGCAAAAAGAGCTCAGCTGGATTATGAAGCTAAGCTCTCAGATTCGAGAACAGGTGTTGCCCTAAACAAGGAAGAATTCTATCGCATGGACGAGATTGTCTCTTCTGCCATCAAAAAAGGACAACACCTCAACCACATCATCGCCTCAAATGAACTTTCGGCATCCAGAGCTTCTATCTACAGATACCTTGAAAAGGGCTATCTGTCCACAAAGCCTATTGATTTCCCCCGTGTCGTGAAATTCAGAAAGCGGAGAACCAGAAATCTCCAACCCATTCCTAAAACTGCTAGAGAAGGACGGTCTTACGAGGACTTCCAAGGCTTTCTTACTAAGAATGATATCAGCTACTGGCTGGAAATGGACACCGTTACTGGAAGGATTGGAGGAAAGGTACTTCTCACTTTTAACCTCTCCTACTGCAACTTTATTTTCGCTCGGTTACTGGATAATAAAACAGCTAATGAGGTCGCTAAACACCTCTACGCTATCAAGAATGACCTACACCAGAAAGAGATGAGCTTCTGCGAACTATTCCCTGTCATTCTGACCGATAATGGCGGTGAATTCGCTAGAGTAGACGATATCGAAATGGATGTTCGTGGAGAATCTAAACTCTTCTTCTGTGACCCAAATCGTTCTGACCAGAAGGGGAGAATTGAGAAAAATCACACGCTTATCAGAGATATTCTCCCTAAAGGAACTAGCTTCGATAACTTGACACAGGATGACATCAACCTAGTTTGTTCACATGTCAACAGCGTCAAACGAGCTTCTTTCAACGGAAAATCAGCCTATGAACTCTTTACCTTTACCTACGGTGAGAAAGTGGCAACACTTCTCGGTATCTCTAAAATTGACCCTGAAAACGTCATCCAATCACCTCGATTATTAGACTTGTTCGGTAACTCAAAAGTGGTATACTAA
- the rpmF gene encoding 50S ribosomal protein L32, producing the protein MAVPARHTSKAKKNKRRTHYKLTAPSVQFDETTGDYSRSHRVSLKGYYKGRKIAKAGK; encoded by the coding sequence ATGGCAGTACCTGCACGTCACACTTCCAAAGCGAAGAAAAACAAACGTCGTACACACTACAAATTGACTGCACCATCAGTACAATTTGACGAAACTACTGGAGATTACTCACGTTCACACCGTGTATCTTTGAAAGGATACTACAAAGGACGTAAAATCGCTAAAGCTGGCAAATAA
- the rpmG gene encoding 50S ribosomal protein L33 produces MRVNITLEHKESGERLYLTSKNKRNTPDRLQLKKYSPKLRKHVIFTEVK; encoded by the coding sequence ATGCGCGTAAATATCACACTTGAACACAAAGAATCTGGTGAACGCTTGTACCTTACTTCTAAAAACAAACGTAACACGCCAGACCGTCTTCAATTGAAAAAATACTCACCAAAATTGCGTAAACACGTGATTTTTACTGAAGTGAAATAA
- a CDS encoding IS30 family transposase, producing the protein MKNKHLTLSDRNDIQIGIKQLKTFSAIATKLGKDPSTISKEVRRNRVVKENSVTSNCEACPLLKKAPYVCNACPKKRSNCGYQKQFYYAKRAQLDYEAKLSESRTGVALNKEEFYKMDAIVSSAIQKGQHLNHIIASNELSASRASIYRYLEKGYLSTKPIDFPRVVKFRKRRTRKLQPIPKAAKEGWSYADFQRFLTEKGISYWLEMDTVTGRIGGKVLLTFNLSFCNFIFARLLDNKTANEVAKHLYAIKNDLHQKEMSFCELFPVILTDNGGEFARVDDIEMDVRGESKLFFCDPNRSDQKGRIEKNHTLIRDILPKGTSFDNLTQEDINLVCSHVNSVKRASFNGKSAYELFTFTYGEKVATLLGISKIDPENVIQSPRLLDK; encoded by the coding sequence ATGAAAAACAAACACTTAACTCTCTCTGATCGCAACGATATTCAAATAGGAATCAAACAGCTAAAAACCTTCTCAGCTATCGCTACTAAGCTAGGAAAAGACCCGTCCACAATCTCAAAAGAAGTTCGCAGAAATCGAGTGGTTAAAGAAAATTCTGTGACATCCAATTGTGAGGCCTGCCCTCTACTCAAAAAGGCTCCTTACGTTTGTAATGCCTGTCCGAAAAAGAGAAGCAACTGCGGATACCAGAAACAGTTCTACTACGCCAAAAGAGCTCAGCTTGACTATGAAGCTAAGCTCTCGGAGTCGAGAACAGGCGTTGCCCTAAACAAGGAAGAATTCTATAAAATGGACGCTATTGTCTCTTCTGCCATCCAAAAGGGACAACACCTCAACCACATCATCGCCTCCAACGAACTTTCGGCATCAAGAGCTTCTATCTACCGATACCTTGAAAAAGGCTATCTGTCCACAAAGCCCATTGATTTCCCCCGTGTCGTAAAATTCAGAAAGCGGAGAACCAGAAAACTCCAACCCATTCCTAAAGCGGCTAAAGAAGGGTGGTCCTACGCGGACTTCCAACGCTTTCTCACAGAGAAAGGAATCAGCTATTGGCTGGAAATGGACACCGTTACTGGACGGATCGGCGGAAAGGTACTTCTCACCTTCAACCTCTCTTTCTGTAACTTTATCTTCGCTCGATTACTTGATAATAAAACAGCCAATGAGGTCGCTAAACACCTCTACGCTATCAAGAATGACCTACACCAGAAAGAGATGAGCTTCTGCGAACTATTCCCTGTCATTCTGACCGATAATGGCGGTGAATTCGCTAGAGTAGACGATATCGAAATGGATGTTCGTGGAGAATCTAAACTCTTCTTCTGCGACCCAAATCGTTCTGACCAGAAGGGGAGAATTGAGAAAAATCACACGCTTATCAGAGATATTCTCCCTAAAGGAACTAGCTTCGATAACTTGACACAGGAGGACATCAACCTAGTTTGTTCACATGTCAACAGCGTCAAACGAGCTTCTTTCAACGGAAAATCAGCCTATGAACTCTTTACCTTTACCTACGGTGAGAAAGTGGCAACACTTCTCGGTATCTCTAAAATTGACCCTGAAAACGTCATCCAATCACCTCGATTATTAGATAAATAA
- a CDS encoding YhgE/Pip domain-containing protein: MLEELKAILKSPKLWVTIFGVSLIPMMYNVIFLSSMWNPYGKLDQLPVAVVNEDKSATLNNQKLTIGADMVDSLEKSKTLDYHFVSKSKAEEGLADGDYYMVITFPEDMSENAASLMTNDPKQLTINYQTTKGRSFVASKMSESAMTKLKAKVSQSITRTYTSAVFKSMTKLQGGMTQAVDGTQQLADGSKTLKDGSQTLTDNLQTLASSSQTFATGANTLSSGLITYTNGVGTLYSGLGTLSSGLTTYTNGVGTLYSGLGTLSSGLTTYTNGVGTLASGLGTFSSGLTTYTNGVSQVASGLNQLDSNTQQLVDGISSLSSSSQNIQKLVDGATQLTDGLQSLSSKTELSADQQANIDALKAGLPQLNQAIQALNSSLSSQSGSSVDTSGVLASLNTLESQLQSLQSSSSSSSSSLAAVQATSAYQSLSSEQQSEITAAITNSSSSSSVDVSPALSTVASLKTALAQLQSTSTNSQLANLQAQVSAIASQANTALTGATDALTQLDSGMSDIHTAVSQSALPGSQQLTSGISTLQSQLASGSSQLLSGATTFSNAVSALNSGATKLADNNSSLMSGISQIDTGANQLTSNNGQLLSGTSQLLSGAGQLAGNSSTLTSGTAQLVSGAGQLASNSSTLVSGAGQLASGADQIASGSSQLAQGGTSLTNGLTTLSTGTDTLLSSLSKAENQLKLVSVKPKNATAVANPLKVTHTDKDNVKTNGVGMAPYMMSVALMVVALSANVIFAEALSGKEPKNRFVWAGNKLLINGIIATASPIILVFAVMAIGVNPSYVGRTFVIAILAAWSMMALVTALVGWDRRYGSFISMIILLLQLGASAGTYPIQLSNKFFETVQPYLPMSYAVSGFRETISLTGDITGQIWALLGFTVGSMILALLIYRKPKED; this comes from the coding sequence ATGTTAGAGGAATTAAAAGCAATTTTAAAAAGCCCAAAATTATGGGTAACAATCTTTGGGGTGTCTTTGATCCCCATGATGTACAATGTGATTTTCCTATCTTCCATGTGGAATCCGTACGGCAAACTGGATCAGTTGCCTGTTGCGGTGGTCAATGAGGATAAATCAGCAACACTCAACAACCAAAAGCTAACCATTGGTGCTGACATGGTGGATAGTCTTGAAAAAAGTAAGACGCTGGATTATCATTTTGTTTCTAAAAGCAAGGCAGAAGAAGGCTTGGCTGATGGTGACTATTATATGGTGATTACTTTCCCAGAGGATATGTCAGAAAATGCAGCTAGTCTGATGACTAATGATCCTAAGCAGTTGACGATTAACTATCAAACAACTAAAGGACGTAGTTTTGTGGCTTCTAAGATGAGTGAGTCTGCCATGACAAAACTAAAAGCTAAGGTATCACAGTCTATCACAAGAACGTACACCTCTGCTGTTTTTAAAAGCATGACAAAACTACAAGGTGGTATGACACAGGCTGTCGATGGAACGCAACAGCTAGCAGATGGTAGCAAGACGCTAAAAGATGGTAGTCAAACTTTGACCGATAATTTACAAACTTTAGCGAGCTCTAGTCAAACCTTTGCTACTGGTGCCAATACTCTAAGTAGTGGCTTGATTACTTATACCAATGGTGTTGGTACTTTGTACAGTGGCTTAGGGACTCTCTCAAGTGGTCTTACGACTTACACGAATGGTGTCGGTACTTTGTACAGTGGCTTAGGGACTCTTTCAAGTGGTCTTACGACTTATACGAATGGTGTCGGTACTTTAGCTAGTGGTTTGGGCACTTTCTCAAGCGGTCTTACAACTTACACGAATGGTGTCAGCCAAGTGGCAAGCGGTCTTAATCAGCTTGATAGCAATACGCAACAGCTGGTTGATGGTATCTCAAGTCTATCAAGCAGTAGCCAAAACATTCAAAAACTGGTTGATGGGGCAACACAGTTGACAGATGGTTTACAAAGCTTGTCATCTAAGACAGAACTATCAGCTGATCAACAAGCCAATATCGATGCTTTGAAAGCAGGTCTGCCACAGTTAAATCAAGCTATTCAAGCCTTGAATAGTAGTTTGAGCAGTCAATCTGGAAGCAGCGTTGATACTTCAGGTGTCTTAGCGAGTCTCAACACACTTGAGAGCCAACTCCAGTCACTGCAGTCATCATCTAGCTCATCTAGTAGCTCACTCGCTGCTGTCCAAGCGACCTCTGCCTACCAAAGCTTGAGCTCAGAGCAACAAAGCGAGATAACAGCTGCGATTACCAACTCTAGCTCATCCAGCTCAGTAGACGTTTCCCCAGCTTTAAGTACAGTTGCTAGTCTCAAGACAGCATTGGCACAATTGCAATCAACAAGCACAAATAGCCAGCTGGCTAATCTCCAAGCACAAGTCAGTGCGATTGCTAGCCAAGCTAATACTGCTCTTACAGGAGCTACAGACGCTTTGACACAGCTTGATAGTGGTATGTCAGACATCCACACAGCTGTGAGCCAATCAGCACTTCCAGGAAGTCAACAATTGACATCTGGTATCTCAACATTGCAAAGCCAACTTGCAAGCGGCTCTAGTCAGTTATTGTCAGGTGCGACAACCTTTAGTAATGCTGTTTCTGCACTTAATAGTGGAGCTACTAAATTAGCAGATAATAACTCTAGCTTGATGTCTGGTATCAGCCAAATCGATACGGGAGCAAACCAATTAACAAGCAACAACGGTCAGTTGTTATCAGGAACGAGTCAATTGCTCTCAGGGGCAGGACAATTAGCAGGTAACTCTTCTACACTTACTAGCGGTACCGCTCAGTTAGTCTCAGGCGCAGGTCAGTTAGCAAGCAATTCTTCAACGCTTGTCAGTGGCGCAGGTCAACTCGCTTCAGGAGCTGATCAGATTGCTTCAGGATCTAGCCAATTGGCACAAGGTGGAACCAGCTTGACAAATGGCTTGACAACCTTGTCAACAGGTACAGATACATTGCTAAGCTCTCTAAGCAAAGCTGAAAATCAATTGAAACTGGTATCTGTTAAACCGAAAAACGCGACAGCAGTAGCGAACCCGCTTAAAGTGACCCACACAGACAAAGATAATGTCAAGACCAATGGTGTCGGTATGGCGCCTTATATGATGTCAGTAGCGCTTATGGTTGTAGCCTTATCAGCTAATGTCATCTTTGCTGAAGCTCTCTCAGGTAAAGAACCTAAGAACCGCTTTGTATGGGCAGGTAACAAGCTCCTCATCAATGGTATCATTGCGACAGCCTCTCCAATCATCCTTGTCTTTGCTGTGATGGCAATCGGTGTCAACCCAAGCTATGTTGGTAGAACTTTTGTGATAGCCATTCTAGCTGCTTGGAGTATGATGGCACTTGTCACAGCCTTGGTCGGATGGGACAGACGATATGGTTCCTTCATCAGTATGATTATCCTGCTTTTACAATTAGGAGCGAGCGCAGGAACTTACCCTATCCAATTGAGTAATAAATTCTTTGAAACTGTGCAACCATACTTGCCAATGTCTTATGCTGTTTCAGGATTTAGAGAAACCATTTCCCTAACAGGTGACATTACAGGACAAATCTGGGCATTGCTAGGCTTTACGGTAGGTTCTATGATTTTAGCCCTTCTCATTTACCGTAAACCAAAAGAAGATTAA
- a CDS encoding TetR/AcrR family transcriptional regulator: MSHDTRKERTKKALEDAMVELLKQQNFDEISTSDLAKTAHISRSNFYNHYKDKYEMIDIYQQSLFNKLEYIFDKNQFDKRAAFLEIFEFLDRESLFAALLTQNGTREIQTFIRTKLQKMISQDLHEIYLDGKAETPVETLYSSVYVSHAVFGVYQMWVTRGKRETPQEITKLLLNMLD, from the coding sequence ATGTCACACGATACCCGTAAGGAAAGAACCAAAAAAGCTTTAGAAGATGCTATGGTGGAGCTTTTAAAACAGCAAAATTTTGATGAAATCAGCACCAGCGATCTTGCTAAAACAGCTCATATTAGTCGTTCTAACTTCTACAATCACTACAAGGATAAGTATGAGATGATTGATATTTACCAGCAATCTCTCTTTAATAAGTTAGAATATATCTTTGATAAAAACCAATTTGATAAACGGGCTGCTTTCCTGGAAATTTTTGAGTTTTTAGACAGAGAGTCCTTGTTTGCGGCGCTTCTCACGCAAAATGGGACTAGGGAAATCCAGACTTTTATTAGAACAAAGCTCCAAAAAATGATTTCGCAAGACCTACATGAGATTTATCTCGACGGTAAAGCCGAAACCCCTGTCGAGACACTCTATAGCAGCGTCTATGTCAGTCATGCAGTCTTTGGTGTTTACCAGATGTGGGTGACCAGAGGTAAGCGTGAAACCCCTCAAGAGATCACAAAACTCTTACTCAACATGCTCGACTAA
- the rpsD gene encoding 30S ribosomal protein S4, translating into MSRYTGPSWKQSRRLGLSLTGTGKELARRNYVPGQHGPNNRSKLSEYGLQLAEKQKLRFTYGLGEKQFRNLFVQATKIKGGTLGFNFMVLLERRLDNVVYRLGLATTRRQARQFVNHGHILVDGKRVDIPSYRVTPGQVISVREKSLKVPAILEAVEATVGRPAFVTFDAEKLEGTLSRLPERDEINPEINEALIVEYYNKQL; encoded by the coding sequence ATGTCACGTTATACAGGACCATCATGGAAACAATCTCGCCGTCTCGGCTTGTCTCTTACTGGTACAGGTAAAGAATTAGCACGTCGTAACTACGTGCCAGGTCAACACGGACCTAACAACCGCAGCAAACTTTCAGAATACGGTTTGCAATTGGCTGAAAAACAAAAATTGCGTTTCACTTACGGTTTAGGTGAAAAACAATTCCGTAACTTGTTCGTACAAGCTACTAAAATCAAAGGTGGAACACTCGGTTTCAACTTCATGGTACTTCTTGAGCGTCGTTTGGACAACGTTGTTTACCGCTTAGGTCTTGCAACTACACGTCGTCAAGCACGTCAATTTGTAAACCACGGTCACATCCTTGTAGACGGTAAACGTGTTGATATCCCATCATACCGTGTAACACCAGGTCAAGTGATTTCTGTTCGTGAAAAATCACTTAAGGTTCCTGCTATCCTTGAAGCAGTTGAAGCTACTGTTGGACGTCCAGCATTTGTTACTTTTGATGCTGAAAAGCTTGAAGGTACACTTTCTCGTCTTCCAGAACGTGATGAAATCAACCCAGAAATCAACGAAGCTCTTATCGTTGAATACTACAACAAACAACTTTAA
- a CDS encoding IS30 family transposase — protein MSTNHSTKKSLYSHLSASERGEISAYLKMGKTPSEIARLLGRHRSTISREIKRGSVSQVQDKNGKRIYSTVYFPDSGQRVYEINRRKSAYHKLSYCSQTFFKELEKALKTKPRCHSVDSFVQTYREKHPLEVIPSTKTVYRYIKDGLLRVKPIDLPKMVSIRKRSKVTPKAATKILGKSIEERPECINDRSEFGHWEIDLVLGKKTKGEAVVMTLVERQTRFAIAVKLANKQAETINRAVKSLLSQYPIRSITSDNGSEFSSLSDLKGVEVYFAHPYASHERGTNENFNGLLREFLPKGVSLNSLTTEELNHYVSAINDRPRRLHKYKTANILFGLAQTA, from the coding sequence ATGTCCACTAATCATTCTACCAAAAAATCGTTATACTCACACCTTTCAGCCTCTGAACGCGGAGAAATCAGCGCCTATCTCAAGATGGGCAAGACCCCCTCTGAGATTGCTCGTCTGCTTGGGCGTCATCGCTCAACCATCAGTCGGGAAATCAAACGAGGAAGTGTTTCTCAGGTTCAAGATAAGAACGGGAAACGAATCTACTCAACGGTTTACTTTCCAGATAGTGGTCAACGTGTTTATGAAATCAATCGTCGAAAAAGTGCCTATCATAAACTATCATACTGCTCCCAGACATTCTTCAAGGAACTTGAGAAAGCCCTGAAAACGAAACCTCGCTGTCACAGTGTCGATAGCTTTGTTCAAACTTACCGAGAAAAACATCCACTGGAAGTTATCCCTTCCACCAAGACAGTGTATCGGTACATCAAAGACGGACTGTTGAGGGTTAAACCGATTGATTTACCTAAGATGGTGAGCATCCGAAAACGGTCTAAAGTAACACCTAAGGCCGCAACGAAAATCTTAGGAAAATCCATTGAAGAACGTCCAGAGTGTATCAATGACCGTTCTGAATTTGGGCATTGGGAGATTGATTTGGTTCTTGGCAAGAAAACCAAAGGGGAAGCTGTTGTCATGACCCTAGTAGAGCGTCAAACACGATTTGCCATCGCTGTAAAACTGGCTAATAAACAAGCAGAAACTATCAATAGGGCTGTTAAGAGCCTACTATCACAGTACCCTATTCGCTCTATCACATCGGACAATGGCTCAGAGTTCAGTAGCTTGTCAGACTTAAAAGGTGTGGAAGTCTATTTTGCCCATCCTTATGCTTCTCATGAAAGAGGAACAAATGAAAATTTCAATGGTCTCTTGAGAGAGTTTCTCCCAAAAGGTGTCTCTCTTAACTCACTAACGACAGAAGAACTCAATCACTACGTCTCTGCTATCAATGACAGACCTAGACGACTTCACAAGTATAAAACCGCAAATATTTTGTTTGGGCTAGCCCAAACAGCTTAA
- a CDS encoding Veg family protein: MSDAFADVAKMKKIKEDIKNHEGQLVELTLENGRKREKNKVGRLIEVYPSLFIVEYKDESGVPGVEDNTYVESYTYSDILTEKTLIHYFD; encoded by the coding sequence ATGAGTGATGCATTTGCAGACGTTGCAAAAATGAAAAAAATCAAAGAAGACATTAAAAACCACGAGGGTCAGCTGGTTGAGTTGACACTGGAAAATGGACGTAAACGTGAAAAAAATAAAGTAGGTCGCCTTATCGAGGTCTACCCATCGCTGTTTATCGTTGAGTACAAGGACGAGTCTGGCGTGCCAGGTGTCGAGGACAATACTTACGTTGAGTCTTACACCTACTCTGATATTTTAACAGAGAAGACCCTCATTCATTATTTTGACTAA
- the dnaB gene encoding replicative DNA helicase yields MQEMRVQPQDLLAEQSVLGAIFISPDKLITVREFIAPEDFYKYSHQVIFRAMITLSDRNDVIDATTVRGILDSQGDLQNIGGLAYIVELVNSVPTSANAEFYAKIVAEKAMLRNIISKLTETVNLAYEGAVESDEIIANAEKALVDINEHNSRSGFRRISDVLKINYENLEIRSKQTSDITGLPTGFRDLDRITTGLHPDQLIILAARPAVGKTAFALNIAQNVGTKQNQPVAIFSLEMGAEDLVNRFLASEGMVDARNLRTGQLTEQEWTNVTIAQGALADAPIYIDDTASIKITEIRARARKLAQETGGLGLIVIDYLQLITGTRPENRQQEVSEISRQLKILAKELRVPVIALSQLSRSVEQRQDKRPVLSDIRESGSIEQDADIVAFLYREDYYRREGDNDEEAIDDNTIEVILEKNRAGARGTVKLMFQKEYNKFSSIAQFEER; encoded by the coding sequence ATGCAGGAAATGCGTGTTCAGCCACAGGATTTATTGGCTGAACAGTCGGTGTTAGGGGCTATCTTTATCTCACCAGATAAGCTCATAACCGTTCGTGAGTTCATCGCTCCCGAAGATTTTTATAAATACTCGCATCAGGTTATTTTTAGAGCCATGATTACGCTTAGCGACCGTAATGACGTGATTGATGCCACAACGGTTCGTGGTATTTTAGATAGTCAAGGTGATTTACAAAATATCGGTGGACTTGCCTACATTGTTGAGCTGGTTAATAGCGTACCAACCAGTGCCAATGCTGAGTTTTATGCCAAGATAGTCGCTGAAAAGGCAATGCTGCGCAATATTATCAGCAAGTTGACAGAAACTGTCAACCTTGCTTATGAAGGGGCTGTCGAGTCTGATGAGATTATTGCAAATGCTGAAAAAGCCTTGGTTGATATCAATGAGCACAACAGCCGCAGTGGTTTTAGACGTATCTCAGACGTTTTGAAAATCAACTATGAAAACCTAGAAATACGTTCCAAACAAACCAGCGACATTACAGGTTTGCCGACAGGTTTTCGAGATCTTGATCGCATAACAACTGGTTTACACCCTGATCAGCTGATTATCTTAGCTGCCCGTCCTGCGGTCGGAAAAACAGCCTTTGCCCTTAACATCGCTCAAAACGTGGGCACAAAGCAAAACCAGCCTGTTGCTATCTTCTCGCTTGAGATGGGTGCAGAAGATTTGGTCAATCGTTTCCTAGCTTCGGAAGGGATGGTCGACGCTAGAAATCTTAGGACAGGGCAACTCACCGAGCAGGAGTGGACAAATGTCACTATTGCCCAAGGTGCGCTGGCGGATGCTCCGATCTATATCGACGACACTGCTTCTATCAAGATTACCGAGATTCGTGCTAGAGCTCGTAAACTAGCGCAGGAGACGGGTGGCTTAGGTCTTATCGTAATTGACTACCTTCAGTTGATTACAGGGACACGCCCAGAAAATCGTCAACAAGAAGTGTCTGAAATCTCACGTCAATTAAAGATTTTGGCAAAAGAGTTGAGAGTGCCTGTCATTGCCCTAAGTCAGCTATCACGTAGTGTTGAGCAGCGTCAGGATAAGCGCCCGGTCTTGTCAGACATTCGTGAGTCAGGGTCTATTGAGCAGGACGCCGATATTGTTGCTTTTCTTTACCGTGAGGATTATTATCGTAGAGAAGGTGACAATGACGAGGAGGCTATTGATGACAATACCATCGAGGTTATCCTTGAGAAAAACCGTGCTGGAGCACGTGGGACTGTGAAGCTTATGTTCCAAAAAGAGTACAATAAATTTTCAAGTATCGCACAATTTGAAGAAAGATAG